In Hydrogenispora ethanolica, one genomic interval encodes:
- a CDS encoding galactose ABC transporter substrate-binding protein: MATFGQAASKVATIGCAIYKFDDTFMSGVRSAIMNAAGKKAKVEIVDSQNSQPTQNDKVDLFITKRVNALAINPVDRTAAGVIIDKAKRANIPVVFLNREPLPEDMKKWNKVYYVGAKAEQSGQMEGQLVVDYWKSHPQADKNKDGVIQYVMLKGEPGHQDAELRTKYSIKAIEDAGLKVQKLAEDTAMWDRVKGQEKMAAFLAAHGDKIEVVLANNDDMALGAIEALKAAGYFKGGKYMPVVGVDATAPALKALEEGTLLGTVLNDAKNQGKATFNLANVLAQGKTPSKANMGYTISDSKYVWIDYQKITKANIQDAK; this comes from the coding sequence ATGGCGACCTTCGGTCAGGCCGCGTCGAAAGTGGCCACCATCGGCTGCGCCATCTACAAGTTCGACGACACCTTTATGAGCGGCGTGCGCAGCGCGATCATGAACGCTGCCGGCAAAAAAGCCAAAGTAGAGATCGTCGACAGCCAGAATTCCCAGCCGACCCAGAATGATAAGGTCGACCTGTTCATCACCAAACGCGTCAACGCTTTGGCCATCAATCCGGTGGATCGCACCGCGGCCGGCGTGATTATCGACAAAGCCAAACGGGCCAATATCCCGGTGGTATTCTTGAATCGCGAACCGTTGCCCGAGGATATGAAGAAGTGGAACAAAGTCTATTATGTGGGCGCCAAGGCCGAACAGTCCGGCCAGATGGAAGGGCAGCTCGTCGTGGATTACTGGAAGTCTCATCCCCAAGCCGATAAGAACAAGGACGGCGTTATCCAGTACGTGATGTTAAAAGGCGAACCCGGCCATCAAGACGCCGAGTTGCGCACCAAGTATTCGATCAAGGCGATCGAAGACGCCGGACTGAAGGTGCAAAAACTGGCTGAAGACACCGCCATGTGGGATCGGGTCAAAGGCCAGGAGAAGATGGCCGCTTTCCTCGCCGCCCATGGCGATAAGATTGAAGTGGTCCTCGCCAACAATGACGACATGGCGCTCGGCGCGATCGAGGCATTAAAAGCGGCCGGTTACTTCAAAGGCGGCAAATATATGCCGGTCGTCGGCGTGGACGCCACCGCTCCGGCTCTGAAAGCGCTGGAGGAAGGAACCTTGCTGGGCACCGTCTTAAATGACGCTAAGAATCAAGGCAAAGCCACCTTCAACCTCGCCAATGTTCTGGCGCAAGGCAAGACGCCGAGCAAAGCCAATATGGGCTATACCATTTCCGACAGCAAGTATGTCTGGATTGATTACCAGAAGATCACCAAAGCCAATATCCAAGACGCAAAGTAA